AAAAGGCCTATTCACATAAACAATTCATGAGAACAGTGTTCACCACATCCTTACTAGGTACAACTATGATAGATTTCTTTTGCATATTTGATACAAATATAGCCATCCATTATTACtggtttgcattttaaaaattactagcagggtcaaatattttactttttatttactaACCATCTTTCTTCTGTCTGTCCACTCCGTTGTCCATTTATAATCTGAAGTTTAAAactatattctatttttattttagagtttTACAGCTTTTAATCCTTTGTCATATTTTCCAAaaatctattttttgtttttttgccctTTTGAAATGCATAAGTTACATATCTTTtgcaaaaaaatctttttgtctTTCAATGTAATTTCTTCTAACACTTCAAATTTACAAAGTCTTCCATAGCCAGGATAGACAgtcatttctctaattttttaaacaggttaattgatataaaaaaaaatttagggacttccttggtggtccaattgttaagactctgcacttccaatacaAGGGGCACGGGTGTGATCCTTGCTTGGCCATATGCATATGGTAtggaaaaaaaactcaaaaaacaaTTAACTACCATTAATTAAAATGGAATTGATTAAGTGCCATGAAGCAATGATCTAAATTAAGTTTTCTTCTCAAAAGTTATCAACTGTGCCAATACCATTTACAGAATTATCTTTTTATTCCTTATAGACTTGATGCTGTTAAGAAAATAACCTCAAGataggtgaaaagacagccttcagaatgggagaaaataatagcaaatgaagcaactgacaaacaactaatctcaaaaatatacaagcaactcctgcagctcaattccagaaaaataaatgacccaatcaaaaaatgggccaaagaactaaatagacatttctccaaagaagacatacagatggctaacaaacacatgaaaagatgctcaacatcactcattatgagagaaatgcaaatcaaaaccacaatgaggtaccatttcacgccagtcagaatggctgctatccaaaagtctacaagcaataaatgctggagagggtgtgaagaaaagggaaccctcctacactgttggtgggaatgcaaactagtacagccactatggagaagagtgtggagattccttaaaaaactggaaatagaactgccttatgacccagcaatcccactactgggcatacacaccaaggaaaccagaagtgaaagagacacatgtaccccaatgttcatcacagcactgtttgtaatagccaggacatggaagcaacctagatgtccatcagcagatgaatggataagaaagctgtggtacatatacacaatggagtattattcagccattaaaaagaatacatttgaatcagttctgatgaggtggatgaaactggagcctataatacagagtgaaggcagaaagaaaaacaccaatacactatactaacacatatatatggaatttagaaagatggtaacaataaccctgtatgcgagacagcaaaagagacacagatgtatagaacagtcttttggactctgtggaagagggagagggtgggatgatttgggaaaatggcactgaaacatgtataatatcatatatgaaacgaatccccagtccaggttcgatgcaggatacaggatgcttggggctggtgcactgggatgacccagagggatggtacggggagggaggtgggaggggtttcaggatggggaacacgtgtacacctgtggtggattcatgttgatgtatggcaaaaccaatacaatattgtaattagcctccaattaaaataaataaatttgtatttaaaaaaaaagaaaataacctcaAGATAATACAAAAAGTGCAGTTTACTAATAAAAACTGCCcaaggttggggcttccctggtggcccagtggttaattcagctgccgatgcaggggacacatgtaGACCCCTAGTatgggaagagtccacatgcagtggggcaactaagcacatgctccacagctactgaggctgtgctctacagcctctgctccccaacaagagaagccactgcaatgggaagtccatgcactgcaatgaaaagtaACCTCCACTTGCTGGAATTAGAGAAGGACttcctgcagcaacaaagacccagtgcagccaaaaataaatttgaaacatGGACCAAGGAGTCTAACATGTGCGCGAGTCAGGGGCTCTGCACAAAAGCCAGGCGTGCAGGGAGATGGGGGTTGGAGTGGATCATGCCTGGGGGGTCTCAGGGCACGCCAGTTGGCGAAGCAAGCGTTCAGGGTGAGCGGTGATAATGTCAGCCACCCACCCACcttgaaaaaataaactaaataaattaaaaaaagaaactttccaAGGTTATAAAGCTCCACATATAAGCTTTAATATAGCAAAAGTAGTTTGTGGAAAAGTCTTTTTATAAAACACATTTGTTTTTACCGTTACACACATATGAATTAATGATATTAGTCTTGTTGAAAACACGGAAATGCAGGcacttgaattttaaaagagaattttccTCTATGAATATGAAATGGGAGAAAGATTTATAATGAAGAGAAAATGAccattaacaaattaaaacagCATATTACTGTGCTTTTTACCTTTTCGAAGTGATCATatacatttctgttttatgttcacAAAAAAGTAGGCCATATTTTCAGATGTAGAAAATGAAGCATAAATCCTTTTAATGAGTgtgatttgaaattttaaatgactgctgctgctgctgctgctgctgctaagtcgcttcagtcgtgtccgactctgcgaccccatagacggcagcccaggcttccccgtctctgggattctccaggcaagaacactggagtgggttgccataacgaCTACCAAGTGGCAATTTTAATCAGTATTCAGATCACTTAACTCCCAGTCATGGGTTTCatgaaaacacaaacaaaacactCCTATAACCATTAATGGTTAAACAGCCATCTCTTTCCCCAGCACTGGATCACTTCTTTCAGCCTACACCTACACTTACTGGTCTACTTCCCCCGGAAAACACTGGCCTCTGGACCCCAAATCCTGCTGTTCCTACTGCTTCAAGAGCTACTTTCCCTTTACAGGTCAAACTCTAAGACAGGCTTATCCATAGCACCTGTCTCCAGTGTCTCATCTCATTCTCTCTGGATCCACTTCAACTGATGTTCTGTCCTTACTATTCTCCTTCAACTGCCCCGCTGAGGTCCGTGAAAAGGAATTTCACGTTGCCATCGCCTATTTCTTGGCTCTTATCTTACTTGGTGTATAAGAGGTACACAGCTAACAACTACTTCCTGATGAACCTTCTTCACTTGGCTCTAGGGTATTATGTGCACCTAGCTTTACTCCCTCCACActcatgtttatctttttttttttaactaatttccTTAGCCGTTCATCTCCTTAATCTCTAAATTTTGGGAAAGCCTAGGGCTCAGTCCTTGAACCTCTGTTTATCTTCACTTACCCTATTGATGATACCATATGGCCTCACAATTTATAAATCCACCTATATGCCCAGACCCTTCCTTGAATACCAGACTTTGAGTACAATTCCCTTCTCAACATCTCCACTTAAATGTCTTACAGGCATTTCACACCCATCATGTCCAAACTTACTCCTAATCGTTCCCCTCAAAGCTGCCCCTCCCAGACTTCCTATCTCTATGAAAAGCAacaataattttttgtttgtttgtttccttctttgggctccaaacctTAAGAGTCATGCTTTGTACTAACACACCTCCTTCTCTCACATCTTACTAAACCATCAGCAATCCTATTGTATCTATCTTTAAAACAGAACCTCCATTGCTGTCCCATTGGTACTACTCACAACTCTATCACATCTGGACAATTGCAACAACCTCCTAACTACTCTGCTTCTACTCTTTCTGCTTTATAGTCTACACTCAACATAGCAACCAGGGTGATTGACCTTTTGTAAATGTTACTCTTATAATGTCACTCTGCTGCTCAAAACCCACAAAAAAACTTCACATCTCCTTCCGTTTAAAAATCTAAAGTCCTTATAAGTTACCCCTAAGACCCTGTTTGACCTGGTCCTCTATTAACTTACTTCTTTGGCCTCGTCTCCCACTCCGTGTTCCCTCTACTCCAGTCACACTGGCTTTTCTGTTGTTCCTTGGATACGCCAAGCCTGCTCTTACCTCAGGGCTCCTGCCCTTGCTGCCTCTCTACACATAACATCCCTCCCTCATGCAGCTGCATGGCTCATTTCCCCACTCCTTTTGTTATTTGCTCGAATGCCACAATTTCAGAAAGCATTCTCTGACCTGATACTTAAAACTCTAACAATCTCCTTGCACCAGAAGCACTCCCTCACCTGCTCTAGGTTTCTCCATGCCATCCAATCACTACCTAATGTTTTATTGttctatttattgaatatttctcttccttccactagaatgtaagctccatgaggataGGGCTTTTGTCTGGTTTAGACACTGCTTTATCTTCTGAACCTAGAACAATGCTTGGCATAGTACAGATGCTCAATATATACtggaaacaaataaatgaaagatcAAAGGAACACCTGAATAAATGTCAACATGGGGTTGGTAAACAGGTTTCATCTTGAATGACAAATGCAAATGATTGATACAGCTGCATGAAATGCTGTGTAGAGAGAAAGAGACGCTAACCACAGTACACTAAAGTATAATGTTCTGCAAGGTTCTTCACACCAATCGTTAGCAAAGACTAGTACATACAGAAAATGATTGAGTGATAGGTTAAGCGAGATTAATGACAAGCTACACTTAAATGGAATTAGTGAATAAAAGACAAACAATATTTCAGAGTGTGTGAGCAGCTGTCTTTTACCTTTTTGAAAGTTGGCCTATTCTGAGAACTATTTAAAACATCCTTCTTATTTGTTCTTTAGTAATACATATTTTGTTTCCTCCTAAAAATTTTACCTatacataataaaaaaatttaatagtcACTTATCATACAATCCTTTCACCATCACTGAatacatttttcagttcagttcaatcgctcagtgtgtccaactctttgtgaccccatgaatcgcagcacgccaggcctccctgtccatcaccaactcccagagttcacccaaactcacgtccatcgagttggtgatgccatctagccatctcatcctctgtcatccccttctcctcctgcccccaatccctcccagcatcagagtcttttccaatgagtcaactcttcgcatgaggtggccaaagtactggagtttcagctttagcatcattccttccaaagtattATCACTCAGGATTAATTATAAACTCATGGCACTTACATTCTGTTTCATGCTTATAGGCTCCTAAGGTAAGCTGACGAGATGTTGTCAATAATTGTTGCATCATTGCTGTTGGGTCTTGAAATATCTAATGggacagaatggaaaaaaaaagcccTGTAACTTCAACATCTACAAattgaaaatgctttaaaaactctCATTATAAAATCTTACCATTTCATCATAAAACTCTGAAACCactgtttttttccccagcatTGCATTGGTGTCTGACTGAAACAGCTTTAATAAATGATACAGTGTTACCtgtgaaacaaaaacagatacGACATCCATGGATGGTTTTTATCATCATCATGTGAGATTATCCTTTCTCTAACTGATTTACAGTTACAGAAATAACTACTAAAGTAAAGCAGTAAACCTATCAAATTCAGGATCCTCTCACAACTACAACTTACAGCGGCAGATCATCCAAACTCTGACTgtacttttattttcctattagGTATTAACATCTATCCATTATCTATTCAATATGTATGCTACAAAGAGGGTAAGTAAAGACTGGCTACAAACCATTCCAGAGAGTGACTATATATAAAAACAATACAAGATACAGCTATGCAAATTAAACTGGGAAATCACTAAGACAAAAAGTCTTTTACTTATACATATGAAATTTGCTTAACTGTGACAGATAAGGTTTACAAATTCACTGTGAGGAAAAAAGATTTGATTTCAAAAGGAACGATCAATACTAAAATACTCAAGTTTTAGAGGACAAGTTAATTTCTCTGGTGTAATATTAATTATAAGATTATAACATAAGTAGCATAATAAACGAAAAGTTAGCCACTGATAATTCACTTTGGCAAGAGCAACCTCTCTTCAAAATACTTGGAAACATATAATAAGACATCAATGGAAAAGCTTTGCAGCACAAGGTATGATTATTTGAACAAAACAAATTCTAGCAGGTAAAACATCAAGGGTTCATGCTGAAGTTGGAGAAGCAACTGAGaggacttgaagaattttcccaaAAAGTCAGCTAAAATCATCATAAAAAGCAGGCATCATATTTAAAGATAATTTGACAATTTCtaggatgacagaaagcagatgagaCTACAACAATAAATAAACCATAATAGGGAAATCCATAACCAAAAAACTTAGGGAAGAAAACTACATCAGAGGTGAGAGACGGTGGCCCCAGTGGAGCCCGAGAGAGACTGGAAGCTCAAAGATGGCAGGTGTAGAAATCAAGAATGCTTTGGGTGGCTGGGTTGGTTaatcttccttcttctccttttacTTACAGACAAGATAGCATATCCTCCTGTGGATCCTAGAATTCTTCACCCAATCAATCAAGtatgaagtaaaaataaagatatttttagagAGCATTTACtctgaaaatttatttcttaagcaTCCTTTCTGAAGAAATTCCtccagcaaaatgaaaaaaagaaagaaatatgaagaTAAAGGATCATGTGTCATCCTCAGGAGCTGGGAGGCACTATCTAAAATTGAAAAATCCAAACTTAGGGATTTAAATACATCAGATACAAGGGAGTTAATTCCTAGAGGAACTGAAAACAGTAACTGTCATTTTCCTGAAGAAGGGGTCAGAAATGGGGTAACTTCTATGTTATGGGGTTAAATTATATCCCCCCAAAGATAGTGAAGAATCTATACTTATCCTcagtacctgtgaatgtgaccatATTTGCAAACAGAGTCTTCgtagatgtaatcaagttaagatgaagtcacagtggggggcggggggcgccccCTAGCCCAATATGACTGATATCCTCATAAAAAGGGAAGAGACgcagagatggggagggagagacagCCATGTGAcagtggaggcagagactggagttatGCTGCCACAGCCAAGGAACGCCTGGGGCTACCACAAATTAGAGGAGGCAAGAAAAGATCCTCCCCTAGAGGCTTTGGAGAGAGCATGGCCAACACTTTCAAActggacttctagtctccagaaccaAGAGAATAAACGGTTGTTTTCACCCATTCAGTTTGTGATACTGTTATGGCAGCCATAGAAACCTAATACAGGAAGcttgcacattttattttttaatctttttaaaaactatatattatgtgttttataatttgaGCAGTATTGAAAACTACATCATAAAACTGTCCTTTGCCAAACTTATTCAGATTTTGCAAGGCATTCATGCAGATaccacggagaaggcgatggcaccccactccagtactcttgcctggaaaatcccatggacggaggagcctggtaggctgcagtccatggtgttgtgaagagtcagatatgactgagcgacttcacttttcactttcatgcattggagaaggaaatggcaacccactccagtgttcttgcctggagaatcccagggacgggggaacctggtgggctgctgtctatggggtcacacagagtcgggcacgactgaagcaacttagcagcatgcaGATACAGACAATGAAAAATTTCAAGACATATGTCTCTAATTTACACTGATGCTTGAAGATTCTTAGAGCAATGAAAATGCCTATACCTGCTGGCAATATTTCTAGGAATAAAACTCCAATATTAGTATTTTACTTTTACAAACAATCATTCCTTTTACATAGTGGCTTGACCTGTAATAGCTTACCAGATAATGGAAGCAAATCACAAGTTACCCATgtctttcttttataatttaaataaatcttCATATGACTTATTTTCTATAAGAGTCAACTGAAAAACTATAATAGTTCCATTACACTGAAAGAACACGAGAATAGTTTGGAGTGGATAATATTCAGGTTCATGTAGATCTACATGAAAACCTATCAATACATCAATCACTGCAGAAGTGCAAAAGAATGTATTACCTTCCCTTCCCAAGAGTAGACTTTGAGGACTGTCTCATAATGAGGTTACATGATATAATGATTTCTTTCAGAGATGTATTTTccaaggaggggcagggaggtgagATGGGGGAGACAGATGAGGCGGCAGACAGGTAAAGCagcacattttcaaaataaaatgaattcaaaGCAACCTTACAAAGTTAACAAGAACCTCAGCTCTAATAACATTAACAATTTCTCCCTCTCCCCTATCTCAGTATCTGCCATATTCTGTGCTCTATATTCCCAAATAGACTATTTTGATCAAGGATAGGTAGTGTCTGATCTTTGTATCCTGCCCTCTGAGAAGTATCttgcaaatatatttaataattttttgccAAATAGAGCATCTGTGAGAGTATCTCAGAAAGACAAGACTGGTAGGAGATGCCAAAACATTACCACATGGAAGATATTTAAGTAACCATTTAGATGGCTcttcaggagaaaaataaaaacaaactaatCTATGAATAGTTATCAGGAAAAAGTTCAAGGAAGCTTAATTTAAAGTAGAACTTTCTGAAAACCAAAACTTCTCCAAATCTGAACAGGATGTTTCACTTCATGATGGAAGCTAGTCTTCTTTTCTTACTATGCTGGAGGGGCTAAAGGAAACTTCTCTGGAGTGGTCTACGTCAACTGGTCCTAAATCTTACTGTGCATCAAAATTACCTGGGGGTGCTGGCCTCTCTCCAAACCTATGGATCACCATCCAGAGAATGGGGACTAGGTGTCTGAACTTCTAAAAAAATACCTCAGGCATTTCTGGCATAGTTAGTTAGGAACTAATTCTATCACTGGCCCAGGTGCTATTCAACTCCTTTACAAGCACAGTTTTACAAATGTAATCAGATAATTAAAGTGTAAATGTTTGGTGCTGAAGGAATGAACTCAATCTGTCAAGAAGAAAATTGATGATGATGAATGTTAAAACCCTGAAAGTGGAGTTAAACACTGACCATACAAATGTGCAATGAAATAGCCTGAGTTGTAACTCTTTGTGTTTAACAATACAACAGGCTTAGTGGTTTTAGTCAAAAGAGTAAAGGAAAGAGTATGACATCTGAATGCAAATATACAGGTTCAAAAACTAGCTCTACCACAATTAACTGTATTTTTGAGCACAAGACTTTATCTCTGAGCCTTAGTATCCTCATCTCTAAAAAAAAGGATCTCACCAACCTCACCAAGTTGCTGAGGGCTAAAAGTGAAAACTTTTGGGACTTTTTACATTAGCTAGCAACAATCGGAAGAAGAGAGCAAATGATGAAAAAGTCAGTAGTTATAATAAGGAATCTTGAATAAGATAAAGCTGCTAGTACTGATGACAGTATGAAAAGTAAAAAGGCATTCTAGggtttttaactaaaaaaacTGGACACTCCCATTTCAGAGACTGTATGGACTCAATTTGTTTATTACTAATAACCAAAAAATACTAATGAATTTTAGACATTTTTTTGCTGTAGTAATCATATAATTTCCATGATTTCTTTCAAATAACTGTTTGTATTGTATTCCTTCTTTTTatacttagaaaataaaagatttttgaaaggcactttaaaaaagaaaaacattaatgcATGGCAAGATATAGCAAGACATAAACTTATATAAACTATACCTGAATAAAAAAACGTCAACATACAGCTTGTATATGTTGTCTAATGTACTATTACATTTTCACAATTactaaaaaaaatccattttatatCTACAAAGAGTAACATTACTCACAGGTCTTTCATTAGgatcaatgaaaaatattttgatgattATTTCAAATTCACCCCATCCTGTTTCAGTAATCTCATATGGAGGCTTAGTAAcaactaaaagaaagaaaaaagaaaacaattaggAATTTTAAATTGCTGATACAGTTCCCtagttcttttatattttgtatgttaTGAATCACAGAACTACTGTACCTCTTAAAGGATTGCCATAGCTTTCATGTAATTTAAATTGGATTTTCTTCACATATGCTGACATATCCTAAAACAGAGAATTAATTAGTTCTGCCATCTACATATAAAAATTAGGAGGGAAATATATTGAACATATGTACTAATTTTATAGACAAGAAATGCCTAAGAAATATGAATTACAACCTGgaggtttgttttttattttaaacaaaggaaGCTTGTGCCAGATTCTTTCATAATtcatcatatatataaatatatatgtctcTATTCACTTGTGTTGCAAATCTTATGTTTATGTACCTCTGAGTATTGTTTGATATATCTCTGCTGACAACATCCAAAATCGATTCTGATTTTtccataaaaacaaatacatttttccatGTGGTAGTAGAATGTATCATTACTTCATTTTATTGcttaataatatttcactgtatgaatacaccatattttatttattcacttatcagTTTGGAGACAtttgggcaattatgaataatgtCACTGAATATTTAcacacaagtttttgtgtggactttcaaagttttttgtcttttaattttgtttaatacaTGATAGTATAAATGCTGAAGAAGAAACATTATCAAGCTTAATTGGTTTCACCATTTTAATTCAGTCTTTTGGTGAAATATACCAAGAAAAGATACATAGAAATCAAAGGTCAACTAGAATCTTCTTTGCCCTTGAAATTAAGATAACTTTGGGTGGCATCACTACTTGCTGTGCTGTATTTTGCTCAATTTCAGCTCCAGCAGCCTACATTCAACTAGTCACCTTTAAATTGTGGCTGCACTGAGTTCTATGTGGGcgtccctggtggtgctagtggtaaagaacctgcctgccagtgcaggagataagagatgtgggttcgatccttatgcggaagatcccctggagaaggacatggcgacccactctggtattcttgcctgaagaatcccacagacagaggagcctggacagctacagtccatagggctgcaaagagtcggacacgacagaatcAAGTTAGCATGCACGCACTGAGCTGAGTCACTATAAACGGTCCTACATGGCAGTTTAATGTGTGGCATATTGTGTTTTGTTTACTTCTAAATTGGTCATCTCTTAATTTATTAAACATGACTGAACACAGTGTGGGGTTACATGGGAAGACTACCCTTAAAACTGACTCTATAAAGTTATTTTGAATAGTTACTAGATTACTTCACAAAATGTGCCCTCTCCTTGATAAAGTATAAGTCCAAAATTCTTCTCGATTACATGTGGTAAAAATATTTGAAGCAGGATATCTTTATCATTATCAAGCTATGAATCTATCCTGTGGTTTTTGGCACCATTTTCAACTTTTCAGAAGTTAACATCTCTTCATGATGCCTCTAAATGCTTTTTCAGATGTTTCCAGATGGTAACAAATAATTACAATGATAATATAAATTCTCACTTGCGTTATTGCTTCCACTATATTGGATCAGTAACAGCTGACATACAGAATGAAGGGTTTTAAACAGaggaatatttattcattcagtacctactgaatacctactatgtaGTGACTACATTCCAGGCATTAGAGATTCAGCCACAAAACCAAACTACCAGCAGCCAGATTATGTAGCAGTTTTGTCTTTCACCTTCTCTGATTATCAAATTACAACTTAAATTTGTCATTCCTGAAACATGTGATTATACACTAGGCTACCTTAAGAGGTGGTGATTAGAAGACATACTATGTATACTATGTTTACAGGACAGTTCTTGCTACCATTGTTGTTatttaatcgctaagttgtgtccagctcttttgcgaccctacagaccacagcctgccaggctcctctatccatgggctttcctaggcaagaatactggagtgggttgccaattccttcccacggaatcttcctgacccagggactgaacccacctcctctgcattagcaggtgaattcttaaccactgagccagcagggaagctcataacttaatttt
This window of the Bos taurus isolate L1 Dominette 01449 registration number 42190680 breed Hereford chromosome 5, ARS-UCD2.0, whole genome shotgun sequence genome carries:
- the YEATS4 gene encoding YEATS domain-containing protein 4, yielding MFKRMAEFGPDSGGRVKGVTIVKPIVYGNVARYFGKKREEDGHTHQWTVYVKPYRNEDMSAYVKKIQFKLHESYGNPLRVVTKPPYEITETGWGEFEIIIKIFFIDPNERPVTLYHLLKLFQSDTNAMLGKKTVVSEFYDEMIFQDPTAMMQQLLTTSRQLTLGAYKHETEFAELEVKTREKLEAAKKKTSFEIAELKERLKASRETINCLKNEIRKLEEDDQTKEI